The Hevea brasiliensis isolate MT/VB/25A 57/8 chromosome 1, ASM3005281v1, whole genome shotgun sequence genome has a window encoding:
- the LOC110666118 gene encoding WUSCHEL-related homeobox 2-like, translated as MDTGGPGGGQVNSRWNPTQEQISMLESLYKQGIRTPSADQIQQITSRLKDYGHIEGKNVFYWFQNHKARQRQKQKQESLAYINRYLRKPHQPVFARPCPNGVYLHLLLHSKLSLHANGLDMRESKIKG; from the exons ATGGACACGGGTGGTCCTGGTGGAGGTCAAGTGAACTCAAGATGGAACCCAACTCAAGAGCAGATAAGTATGCTCGAAAGCTTATACAAGCAAGGTATAAGGACACCTTCAGCTGATCAGATACAGCAAATAACGAGCAGACTCAAAGATTATGGTCACATTGAAGGGAAGAATGTGTTTTACTGGTTTCAAAACCACAAGGCAAGACAAAGGCAGAAACAGAAACAAGAAAGCCTGGCTTATATCAATCGCTATCTTCGTAAGCCTCATCAGCCTGTGTTTGCACGCCCTTGCCCAAATGGCG TTTATCTCCACCTATTGCTTCATTCCAAGCTGTCTCTTCATGCAAATGGACTCGATATGCGTGAGAGTAAGATTAAAGGTTAG